Within the Bacillus pumilus genome, the region GAAAAGATTTTTCTAAATCATGGAATGTAAATGTTATATTTGAAAATACAATATTTGAACAAACCAATTTTGATTATTCACGTATTGAAAATTGTACCTTTATTAACTGCATATTTAAAAATTGTTTTTTAGTAAAAACACAATTAATAGATTCCAGTTTTAAGAACTGCACTTTTGATAATCTATCTTTGGATAGATGTAATATACAAAGTAGTCGTTTTATTGATAATACCTACAATAAAACTTTCCTATATCCAAATTTTAAAAAAACAAGCAAAGGCTTTAAAGTAACCGAAATTGAGTTTAACACAGTAATTTCTGTACAATTAAAAAAAGCACTTGAAACAGCATTGAAAAACGAATTCATTAGACACTCTAACACTTTATTTTTAAAGAAAAGTCAGCACTTAAATACCTTTCAAAAAAGAAGTTTAAGGAAAATCACTCCTAAAGAAGCCAAAAAACTAGGCTTAAGTAAAAAAGAAAGACTCGAAGAAAACAGACGACGTAAAAAAGAAAAAAAACAGTGGCTACTAAACACATATAAAGATTCCCTTGAAGGAAAAAATAGAAAAATTTCAAAATCAGCATTAAATGTACTAACTACAAATTATAACGAACAACAACTAATATGTGGTCTTGAATTTGCAGCTCATTCAATTATCAAAAAATTTAATAATTTGAGTTATTTGATTAAAGTCATTGACGAAATAACAAGTAAGAAGTGAATCTATCTATCATAATAATCCTTAAAATCTTAAGTATAAATGAGCAGCATTTATACAGATCTTCCTTTGTTTCTTGGATATTCTATCGTTTACAAGGAAAAAGGGGAATTCGCATTTGCGGCAGCCGTTCAATAAGAGCGGCTATTTTTTATGTATATTTGATTTATAGGTAGTCCACCCCTGCAATCAAAAATGAAACCCCTGTTATTAATATGCTCACATGTATGCCCCTAATCACTTTCTGGATGGTTCAGAGAAATGGCTATACTGATTAAAATAGATTTTGAATTATATATCTTTAGTCGTTATCCTCTTGTCCGAAAGAGTAAGGAAATGTAACTATATACCCTTTTTAAAGATTCAATTATTTGGCATAATTACAGAAAATTCTGTTGTTATTGGAGGGGAAATGTTTGGGTTTTGATAGGATTCCATATGACTTAGTTTCAACTCGTCTTAATTTTTGGTATACAGCTATTAAAAACAATCTAATTACAGAAGCAAAAGAAATAAAAAAAGAAGTTGAACAATTGATAGATAATATGGAAGAAAATCAAGATGTGTTGATGTACTATCAATTATTAGATTTTAGACATGAATTAATGCTGTCTTATATGAGATCGGAGGATTTGAAAGAAGTTAATGAGACGTATGAACAGCTTCGACAGTTTGATGGGAATCTTACTGGAATGCTTGAATACTATTTTTTCTTTTTTATGGGAATGTATGAGTTTAGACAAAGGGAATTAACGACTGCTATAAGTGCTTATAGAATAGCAGAAACGAAACTAAATGGTATTGAAGATGAAATTGAGCATGCGGAATTTTATTTTAAAATATCAGAAGTTTATTATTATATGAAACAAACCTTTTTCTCTTTAAATTACGCTAAGAGAGCATTAAGAATTTATAGCAAGTATAATAGTTATGCGGATCATATAATTCATGTTCAATGCATAATGGCTGGTAATTTGATGGATATCCTAGATTACGAAGGTGCTCTTAATCAATTTCGAGAGAATTTAAACATAGCTAGAAAATTAAATAAGTCACACTTAGTCGGTACATCTCATTTGAATTTGGGAATCTGCTGTATTGCTCGTGAAAATTATGAAGAAGCAGAAAAACATTTGATGTGCTCAATTAAAATCTTTGAAGAAGATAATCATAGCTTTTTACCGAAAGCGTTATTTAATATGGCTCACGCACTATGTAAAAATGAGAGAAGCAGGGATGCCAAGCCTTATTTAGAAAAAGGCGTTTTTTTGGCGAAAATGAATAATGACTTGGAATATATTAATAAATTCAATATACTTAAATCACTATATGTGAAGGAAGAAAAGTACTTGTTAGATCAATGCTTTGTTTTCTTTAAGGAAAGGCAAATGTTTGCAGATATTGAAGATTTCGCATTAGAAATTGCCGAATATTATCGAGGGCAAAAGAGGTATGAATTGGCGAGCGAATATTATCATATTGTTAATGTCGCTCGAAAAGAAATAAAAAAAGGAGAGATTATATATGAAAATCAAAATGATTTTATTGGGAACGATCATGACAGCAGCGGTCTTTACATCAGTGGTGTTGTTGGGAGCAATTGATTCAGAGAAGAACTTTGGCTTATTTAAAACAGAAAATGTTAAGGTGTTGGCTGAAAGAGTAGGAAGCTAATAATAGAAAAACAAAAATCTATATTAATATAACTTTTTAGAATTGTTCTACTTGCCCTTTAAATGTCCTGAACTGACGTGAAGATAATGTAATGGACGCAATTATCAATATTAATATGGAATAAAATCAACTTTTCGTAAGTGGTATTACAAATTTTCTAGGTTGAGGGCCTAGTGGGTGAATAACCCGTGGAGGTTCAAGTCCTCTCGGCCGCATCTAAGAAACCAAAGGTTGTAGACCTTTGGTTTTTTTGTGTGTTCGAAGTAATTGAACCGTTATTTATGACAGTTTACGCTGATGCTAAATTCAGTGGAACAAAGAATATTGCTAAAATTGTGATAAAATATTGAAGGGTAGGAAAGGGGAAATAATACATGTCAATTTATCATAAAGTCATTGGAGAAGGATTTCCGATCGTTATATTGCATGGTTGGACACTTGACCATCAAGTGATGTTACATGCATTGGAACCGGTATTTGAAAAACAAAGCGGTTGGAAAAGAATATACATAGACTTACCAGGGATGGGACGTTCCGAGGCGAATCCATCTATTCAGAACTCTGATGATATGTTAGAAGCGGTATTGCGTCTTTTGGACGAGATGATTCCTGATGAACAGTTTATTGTTTGTGGTTATTCATATGGAGGGTACATAGCTAGAGGGATCGTTCATTCACGCCGGGAAACCGTTCGTGGATTACTGCTTGTAGCCCCAATGACTATACCTGTATTCGATAAAAGAGTCGTGCCAGAGAAGATCGTTCTAAAAAGTGACAACAGCTTCATATCACAGCTCTCTTCAGAGGAGACGGATGAGTTTTGCTCCATGGCAATTGTGCAAGGAAAAACGGAATGGGAAAGATTTCGAGATGAAATTTACCTTCCTTCTAAACAAACAAATCATGAATTCATCAATAACATTCTTCAAAATGGGTATGGCTATACCTTCGACATTTCATCTGAATTTCAGTATCCCACGCTCATTATCACAGGGCGTCAAGACAATGTAGTCGGATATCACGATGCGTGGCGGCTGATTGAAGACTATCCAAGGGCAACTTTTGCAGTGCTTGATATGGGTGGCCACAACCTGCAAATCGAACAACCCGATGTATTTAACTCATTAGTTTATAACTGGTTAAAGAGACTTGAGTCGGAAAAAGTGAAGAAATAGCTTAGATCTTGTGCAAAAGTTGTGTAAATCGGAGTCACGGCTGAATAATTCAAGGAGGTTTAAGTCCTCTCGATTACTTCTAAAAAATATCAAGGGTACACTACCCTTGGTATTTTTGTGCTCTTTTATTAGAAAGAGATCACAAGATACATCGATTATAATATAAGCTTCTCTTTTGTATGAACGAATCCATTTCAAATTATCTTAGCTGTGAAATCTTAAATAATAACCTCTAAAAAATAGTTTTCAGTCATGATTGGGTTGTTTTCAATCATTTTCCATATTGTTAAATAAAGGTGATGATGAGATAATTTGATAAAAAGTAATTAAGTTTCATAAGATCAACCAAAGGAGTTATCACATGATAAAAAGGTTTTCTCTAGTTTTACTTACTCTCATGATGTCTATAGTTGTTATGTTAGTGGCTGCCAGAAATTCCTCAGGGGATAATGTCATTTCATTTGATCAGCCTCACATCTTAATAATATCAATTGGAATAATGGTATGTTTATTCATACCTCCGTTAGTGATGTCCTTTTTCAGTCACTTGATTGTGAGAACTATATCGAGTGTATACCAATGTTTTATTGTTCTATCTTTTCTGGGACTCATTCCAATAGGATTTCTTATTCCAGATTTTTTAACAGTTGTTGTTTCTGTGTTAGGAACTTTAGCCAGCCTAGCTAGTCTTATAGTAACTTTAAGAAATGAAAGGAATAAAGATGCCAATCTTAACTGAAATAAAACGACATCAATTTCCTAAGAGTATGAACTTACTTTATTCTTTTCATGATTAAAAGCACATTTTGCAGTAAAAATATCTTAAAGTGTGAGAAGAAAAAAGGTAAATATGATCGTTGATTTTCTTCTTTTAAATCCTAAATTGCAATTATTTCCGCTTCATGTTACAATAAGAATAATTATTTTTGTTCGGCGTAAAGGATAGCATGAAGAAAGACTTTTCGTCTTGAGGATACTTTGGGCAAGGATAGTATAATACATTGTGTGATAACGCACTAGGAGGCAACAAACATGGAACAAGGTACAGTAAAATGGTTTAACGCAGAAAAAGGTTTTGGATTTATCGAACGTGAAGAAGGCGACGATGTATTCGTACATTTCTCAGCTATCCAAGGCGACGGATTCAAATCTTTAGACGAAGGTCAAAAAGTATCATTTGACGTAGAGCAAGGTTCTCGTGGAGCTCAAGCTGCTAACGTTCAAAAAATTGCTTAATCTTCATTCTATCAAAACAGGTTCTCTGTAGAGAGCCTGTTTTTTTGTGCTTTCATTTATTTCTGCAATAAAAAACCCTACTCAACGTACAAGTAGGGAGATGTTACAAGGTAATCGTAAAAAAATTCATGCTTCAAAGGTTTATCAACAGTATAGCATATTGGATTTACAATATGCGGAATTTGCCTAAATAAATTCTTTTTTCTTTAATAAAATTGAAGGATGGATTGGTTCGAGAGAACATGTATTCAAAAATGGTGAGGGATACCGTAAAGAACGGCATAGTTCTTAACAGAAACTTTTGATTTGTTTTTCTGTAATCCCTTCGATGACTTCTAATTCACTTAGTAAAAATTCATGGGCTTCATCTAGCATTTTCTTTTCACTTGCATTTAGTGCTTTCTCTTTCTTCATCCGCATTAGATCACGCACAACTTCTGCACCGTCTTGGATGTCACCCGTTTTTATTTTGTTTGTATTAATTGTATGGCGTTCTTTCCAAGTCAGTAATTGATCTGATTTGCCATGCTGGAAAACGTGCATCACATTGTTTAACGCCAGTAGATCTGTAACAGGTCTAATACGTGAACCCGATATTTTCCGTGTCGGAATCATCACTTTCATATGACTGATTGACATTTTGATCACATAATACTGTTGCTTTTCATCAGAGAATTCTTTTTCTTCAATGGCTTCAATTATACCTGCTCCGTGCATTGGATAAACAATGTTATCACCAATTTGAAACATATCATCCGCCTCCATATCATGTATCTACTTTAAGGGTACCACACTTGGAGATAAAATAATCAAATTTTCAATAATATCATGTTTATTTATTTTTTGTCAATAAATTTAGTTCTAAAAAAGAGAGAATTTTTATGGGAGATTTTTGATCAACTTCTCAAGAATCCTTGCTACAAGAAAAACAAAATATCCACCATTAAAAAAAGACCAGCCATTGAGCTGGTCTTTCCAAATAGAATCCGATCATAATGTTGAGATATCAATCACAAACCGATAACGCACATCACTTTTTAGCACACGTTCATACGCTTCATCAATTTGATTTGCGTTGATTACTTCAATTTGTGGTGCGATCTTGTGAGCAGCTGCGAAATCGAGCATTTCTTGTGTTTCTTGGATGCCGCCAACGAGTGAACCTGCAATGCTGCGGCGGCCGGAAATTAATGAAAAGACGTGGAATTGATCTGGATTAGGCGGTGCACCGACATTCACTAAGGTTCCATCCACGCGAAGTAAGGACAAATAGGCGTCTACATTGATATTGGCAGAGACTGTATTGAGAATGAGGTCGTATTGACCGGCTAATGTTTTAAATGTATCGGGATCACTTGTAGCAAAATAGTCTTTTGCACCAAATGACAGTGCCTCTTCTTTTTTATTCATCGAGCGGCTCAATACCGTGACTTCAGCTCCAAGTGCACGTGCGAATTGAATGGCCACATGACCGAGCCCACCCATCCCGACGATGGCGACTTTTTTACCCGGGCCTGCCTTCCAGTGCTTTAACGGAGAATAAGTGGTAATGCCAGCGCAGAGGAGAGGACTTGCGGCATCAAGGGATAGTTGATCTGGAATGCTGACGACAAAACGCTCTGTCACGACAATCTTCTGACTATAGCCGCCATAAGTTGGTTCCCCGTCATAATCAATGCTATTATAGGTTTGGACGACTCCTTTCGTACAATATTGCTCGTCTCCATTTTGGCAATATTCACAGGTGCCGCAGGAATCCACAAAGCAACCAACGCCTACACGGTCTCCAATCTGAAATTTCGTCACATCATCACCGACAGCCGCAACAACTCCAGTAATCTCATGACCCGGAACCATTGGGAAAATACCGCCGCCCCATTCATCAAAGGCGCTGTGGATATCTGAATGACAGATTCCGCTAAATTGAATATCAATTAAAATATCATGTGGACGAAGCGCTCTTCGTTCAATGGTTGTCCGTTCAAAATTCGCTTTTGCATGTGAAACACTTAAAACGTTTGATTGGTGCGTCTGACACATTCTGGATCATCCTTTCAAAAGTAAGATTCTGTTTTACTTCTATACTGTACGTCTTAAAGTGAACTCTAAGTCAATGGAGAACCCTCTTCAGGCTTTTCAACATCCTTAAATAAAGAATTGAGCCAAAAGCATCTTGCGTTCTCTATCAAATTGGAGATGATAAAAAGAAGGAATTTCATTTTTCATAAGGTGAGAGAAGAAGAGAAGGGTGAAAACAATGAAAATAGCACAAGCCGCCAAGCAGCTCGATTTATCTACTGCTACGCTCAGATACTACGAGAATATTGGGTTAATTCGACCGATCCGTCGTGATGAAAGCGGTATTCGTGATTATGCAGAAGAGGATATTCAGTGGATTGAATTTATCAAATGTATGAGAAATGCGGGTCTCTCAATTGATGCACTTCGAGAATATACGGCTTTATTTATTGAGGGCGAGGATCATACCCTGTCCTCGCGAAAAAGTATTTTGGTCAATGAGCGAGAAAGACTTGTAGAAAAGCAAAAGGAAATCGAAGAGACGATTAAGCGATTAGATTACAAGATAGAAAGTTATGAAGATATTATCCACAGTTATGAACAAAAGCTCGTTCATCAACTAAAAACCAATTCCATTTGAATGAAGAAAAACCTGTGACAAGTCACAGGTTTTCTGATGTGGTTATCTTTTTGTGTAACGCACCCAGTTATAATGTGCGTGGAGTGGTGTAACACCGTTATAGGAGCCGAGCCATTCATCGACACCTGCACCATTCCACAGGTTCATCATAATCTTTCCTGGCGTTTGAGGGATTTGAGTAGTGGCAGTATGTTTTAATTGTCCGTCCACATACCATTTAATCGAGTTAGGCTGCCAGTCAAATGCATACGTGTGATAAGAGTTTGCTGCATCAAAACCAAGGTTGACGATCTTTTCATGATTTCCTACACCATTGGTATAGTAGTTAAACTGAACCTTTGTCGTATCTTTTCCTAGAAATTCGATGTCAATTTCATCCCAAGGCGTACCATCCGTCGGTCCTGTATAAGTAAAGAACGAAGACACGATCCCCACATTTTTGGCTGGTTTCATGCTGACTTCATAAAGCCCGTAGCCATATGTTTGAGTAGAACGGTTTTCTCCGCAGTCAAACTTATTATAGGAAGGACTTGTGAGCGATAATCGCATTTCACCTAACGACGTCATCGAGACATTGTTTGCACGCCACGTACAGTTAAACATATTTCCATTCGAGTACCCATCGGCTTTTTGCCATAACCCCGTATTATAGTTGTTAAAAGGCTCATAAAACGATCCACCCGTTTGGGCAGAGGCACCCGCAGTAAATGTGGATAAACTCAAGACGATTCCAGTGACAAGTAGCATCAACATTCGTTTCACACGGTAAGACATGTAGGCATTCCCCTCTCTTGTTTTGAAAGCGTTTTCTTAATTGATCATACCTGATTCTCTCGAAATCGAAAATCGGTCTAATATATGATATTAAGGAGGATTTTTTACTAGATTCTTCTCTTATTTCATAGGAAGTTATGAAAGAAAATGATCTTTTTCAAGCGAATTACTAAAGAATGATTGACAAAGCGGACAGTTGTCCGTAAGATAATACCGGTACAATTGTCCTAATGAAAACAAAAAAGTTTTGATTGAACACATAGAGAGAAGTGTAATTTGGATGAAGGTAAAGAAGGTGAAGCATCATGGAAAAGGATATTGGGAAGGAAATTGAAGAAGTCGCTTTTTCTTTGTTTCAGGAATTTGGCGTGGAAAATGTTAGCATGCATAAAATTGCCAAAACAGCTGGTGTTGGACAGGGTACTCTTTATCGCCGTTATGCCAATAAAAGTGATTTGTGCCTTTCGATCCTTGGAGAAAAATTTGAACAGCTGATTCCTGCTTTGCATCTTTACTTGAGCAAAATCTGTGACCAGCCGGTTCGTGAACGTTTGCGTTATGTCCTCGAAGAAATTCACCTCATTGTCGGTCATCATTTAGACTGGATTCGGATGCTGACGATATCTGGGAATTTAGAGCAGACGAGTAAAGTGTATGATTGCCATTACAGTCAATCGCTTAGACAAATGATTCGTGATTTGCTAGAAGAAGCAGATGAAAAAGGGGAAGCGAGCATACAGGATATTGAGCTGACCACACTTTGTATGTCCTCTCCAATGACGCCTGAACTGATGTTTTATATTCATGAATCTGGTTATTCAATCGAAAAAATTGCTCAATTCGCTGCAGAAAAACAGATTTTATCTGTTTTCAATAGACATTGAAGTGGCTCATTTCTGACCATTCTCACTTCCTATGATTGATTTAAATTGAAAAAGAAAAGGAGCCAACCTACTATGAACAAACAGCAAGCAGCAAATTCTCATATTCGAACGCTGCCCATCATTATCTCATTTATCACAGCTGGTTTTATTGGACTGTTCAGTGAAACGGCACTCAATATGGCACTGAGAAGCTTAACGTTAGACTTTGGAATTGAAGCGACGACAGCTCAGTGGCTAACAACAGGATATTTATTAACACTCGGTATTCTCGTACCAATTTCAGGACTTATTCTTCAATGGTTTACAACAAGACAGCTTTTCATGACGTCGCTCGTCTTTTCGATCATTGGAACTTTTATCGCAGCAGTTGCGCCAGTCTTTAGTATTTTAATGGTGGCACGTGTCGTACAGGCAGTTGGAACAGCATTGCTTCTTCCATTGATGTTCAATACGATTTTGGTGATCATCCCTCCTCATAAACGAGGCAGATCTATGGGGATTATAGGTCTTGTGATCATGTTTGCACCAGCTGTTGGCCCAACAGTCTCTGGTCTTATTTTGAAATCGCTGACTTGGCATTGGATTTTCTGGATTTCACTTCCGCTATTAATTGCTGCACTCGTCTTTGGTTTTATTTTCATGCAAAATATTACAGAACCAACAAGACCGAAAATCGACATTTTATCGATTGTGCTTTCAACCATTGGTTTCGGAGGAATTGTGTACGGCTTTAGTAGTGCCGGTGAAGGCGGCGGCTGGGGCAGTATGCATGTGATCGTTGCAATTGTAGTAGGTGTCATTGGGATTCTTGTATTCTCTCTCAGACAGTTGAATATGAAGGAACCGATGCTGAACTTAAGCCCGTTTAAATATCCGATGTTTGTCATTGGGTTACTGCTAATCTTAGTGTGTATGATGGTGATGCTATCTGCTATGATGATTTTGCCATTATATTTGCAAACATCCTTGGCACTAACGACCTTTACAGCAGGTTTAATGCTATTGCCAGGTGGAATTATCAACGGTCTGCTATCTCCAATCATGGGGGGATTATTTGATAAGTTCGGACC harbors:
- a CDS encoding pentapeptide repeat-containing protein, whose translation is MNFKENKEMNREFTNKVFSYRNKTHISKNFSRKDFSKSWNVNVIFENTIFEQTNFDYSRIENCTFINCIFKNCFLVKTQLIDSSFKNCTFDNLSLDRCNIQSSRFIDNTYNKTFLYPNFKKTSKGFKVTEIEFNTVISVQLKKALETALKNEFIRHSNTLFLKKSQHLNTFQKRSLRKITPKEAKKLGLSKKERLEENRRRKKEKKQWLLNTYKDSLEGKNRKISKSALNVLTTNYNEQQLICGLEFAAHSIIKKFNNLSYLIKVIDEITSKK
- a CDS encoding Rap family tetratricopeptide repeat protein: MGFDRIPYDLVSTRLNFWYTAIKNNLITEAKEIKKEVEQLIDNMEENQDVLMYYQLLDFRHELMLSYMRSEDLKEVNETYEQLRQFDGNLTGMLEYYFFFFMGMYEFRQRELTTAISAYRIAETKLNGIEDEIEHAEFYFKISEVYYYMKQTFFSLNYAKRALRIYSKYNSYADHIIHVQCIMAGNLMDILDYEGALNQFRENLNIARKLNKSHLVGTSHLNLGICCIARENYEEAEKHLMCSIKIFEEDNHSFLPKALFNMAHALCKNERSRDAKPYLEKGVFLAKMNNDLEYINKFNILKSLYVKEEKYLLDQCFVFFKERQMFADIEDFALEIAEYYRGQKRYELASEYYHIVNVARKEIKKGEIIYENQNDFIGNDHDSSGLYISGVVGSN
- a CDS encoding alpha/beta fold hydrolase encodes the protein MSIYHKVIGEGFPIVILHGWTLDHQVMLHALEPVFEKQSGWKRIYIDLPGMGRSEANPSIQNSDDMLEAVLRLLDEMIPDEQFIVCGYSYGGYIARGIVHSRRETVRGLLLVAPMTIPVFDKRVVPEKIVLKSDNSFISQLSSEETDEFCSMAIVQGKTEWERFRDEIYLPSKQTNHEFINNILQNGYGYTFDISSEFQYPTLIITGRQDNVVGYHDAWRLIEDYPRATFAVLDMGGHNLQIEQPDVFNSLVYNWLKRLESEKVKK
- the cspC gene encoding cold shock protein CspC; amino-acid sequence: MEQGTVKWFNAEKGFGFIEREEGDDVFVHFSAIQGDGFKSLDEGQKVSFDVEQGSRGAQAANVQKIA
- a CDS encoding CarD family transcriptional regulator, which encodes MFQIGDNIVYPMHGAGIIEAIEEKEFSDEKQQYYVIKMSISHMKVMIPTRKISGSRIRPVTDLLALNNVMHVFQHGKSDQLLTWKERHTINTNKIKTGDIQDGAEVVRDLMRMKKEKALNASEKKMLDEAHEFLLSELEVIEGITEKQIKSFC
- a CDS encoding NAD(P)-dependent alcohol dehydrogenase yields the protein MCQTHQSNVLSVSHAKANFERTTIERRALRPHDILIDIQFSGICHSDIHSAFDEWGGGIFPMVPGHEITGVVAAVGDDVTKFQIGDRVGVGCFVDSCGTCEYCQNGDEQYCTKGVVQTYNSIDYDGEPTYGGYSQKIVVTERFVVSIPDQLSLDAASPLLCAGITTYSPLKHWKAGPGKKVAIVGMGGLGHVAIQFARALGAEVTVLSRSMNKKEEALSFGAKDYFATSDPDTFKTLAGQYDLILNTVSANINVDAYLSLLRVDGTLVNVGAPPNPDQFHVFSLISGRRSIAGSLVGGIQETQEMLDFAAAHKIAPQIEVINANQIDEAYERVLKSDVRYRFVIDISTL
- a CDS encoding MerR family transcriptional regulator; translated protein: MKIAQAAKQLDLSTATLRYYENIGLIRPIRRDESGIRDYAEEDIQWIEFIKCMRNAGLSIDALREYTALFIEGEDHTLSSRKSILVNERERLVEKQKEIEETIKRLDYKIESYEDIIHSYEQKLVHQLKTNSI
- the bglS gene encoding beta-glucanase, yielding MSYRVKRMLMLLVTGIVLSLSTFTAGASAQTGGSFYEPFNNYNTGLWQKADGYSNGNMFNCTWRANNVSMTSLGEMRLSLTSPSYNKFDCGENRSTQTYGYGLYEVSMKPAKNVGIVSSFFTYTGPTDGTPWDEIDIEFLGKDTTKVQFNYYTNGVGNHEKIVNLGFDAANSYHTYAFDWQPNSIKWYVDGQLKHTATTQIPQTPGKIMMNLWNGAGVDEWLGSYNGVTPLHAHYNWVRYTKR
- a CDS encoding TetR/AcrR family transcriptional regulator, yielding MEKDIGKEIEEVAFSLFQEFGVENVSMHKIAKTAGVGQGTLYRRYANKSDLCLSILGEKFEQLIPALHLYLSKICDQPVRERLRYVLEEIHLIVGHHLDWIRMLTISGNLEQTSKVYDCHYSQSLRQMIRDLLEEADEKGEASIQDIELTTLCMSSPMTPELMFYIHESGYSIEKIAQFAAEKQILSVFNRH
- a CDS encoding DHA2 family efflux MFS transporter permease subunit; this translates as MNKQQAANSHIRTLPIIISFITAGFIGLFSETALNMALRSLTLDFGIEATTAQWLTTGYLLTLGILVPISGLILQWFTTRQLFMTSLVFSIIGTFIAAVAPVFSILMVARVVQAVGTALLLPLMFNTILVIIPPHKRGRSMGIIGLVIMFAPAVGPTVSGLILKSLTWHWIFWISLPLLIAALVFGFIFMQNITEPTRPKIDILSIVLSTIGFGGIVYGFSSAGEGGGWGSMHVIVAIVVGVIGILVFSLRQLNMKEPMLNLSPFKYPMFVIGLLLILVCMMVMLSAMMILPLYLQTSLALTTFTAGLMLLPGGIINGLLSPIMGGLFDKFGPKWLVIPGLAIVAATMLGFTNLSVNTSIGYIVTLHITLMVGIAMIMMPAQTNGLNQLPPELYPHGTAIMNTLQQVSGAIGTAVGISILSSGTRSFMENVADPANPMNQLLAFTNGVQHAFIFAVIMTVIGLIIAFFIKRVKVEQQVS